Proteins encoded in a region of the Paramagnetospirillum magneticum AMB-1 genome:
- a CDS encoding radical SAM/SPASM domain-containing protein, whose amino-acid sequence MANEASLDNLRAIYERVRAETPSLNSESSDFAAASLTYARLKQYNGIAAAINRCVGDAVVPCMPPHLQINNHNKCNLRCVQCMYFGEDNAGPNHDKDILRSRPNMDTVEALCREGFPYANNSSLSGIGEGLLHHSAELIAQLAGEYGVRMMLNTNGQVLMSRRIRHLFGIGSLMFSIDGGLPHTFESLRLGAKYATVIRNMRTLSRANELLPRPLRMHTRISFTTCVSNMIELPLMVELAAAVGIRELAVSSFTLYDRGPFALEMIAPHQERFERLYAIAEEKAKTLGVSLFRTVSPVYTPPYYDPDQPGGRLMVDYADPFDESRLVPLTELVPTDSVEDDAREIAADALEAGIIRKLTQATPQQTEAAAEAVEALAAGIRDFMNSTPGIANLGEAVTKRKIREPGSWRPICGYLFSSLYLSGNGIAQPCCNDKMDWLADYRKTPIKEVFSGQPYREMLARFHSDSPPQACKDCHFRGYVPEESLVL is encoded by the coding sequence ATGGCAAACGAGGCTAGTCTCGATAATCTGCGAGCCATCTATGAGCGGGTCCGAGCGGAAACCCCATCTCTCAACTCCGAAAGTAGCGACTTCGCCGCGGCAAGCCTCACTTACGCCCGGCTGAAGCAATATAACGGCATCGCGGCGGCCATCAATCGTTGCGTCGGCGATGCCGTCGTACCCTGCATGCCACCCCACCTGCAGATCAACAATCACAACAAGTGCAACCTGCGCTGCGTTCAGTGCATGTATTTTGGCGAAGATAATGCGGGACCAAATCACGACAAGGACATTCTTCGGTCACGACCCAACATGGACACGGTCGAAGCCCTCTGCCGCGAAGGCTTCCCTTATGCCAACAACAGTTCGCTATCCGGCATCGGCGAAGGGCTGCTCCATCACAGCGCCGAGCTTATTGCCCAGCTAGCCGGCGAATACGGCGTGCGGATGATGCTGAACACCAACGGCCAGGTTCTCATGTCGAGACGGATTCGGCACCTGTTCGGCATTGGCAGCCTGATGTTTTCCATTGATGGCGGCCTCCCCCACACCTTCGAATCGCTGAGACTTGGGGCGAAATACGCTACCGTGATCAGAAACATGCGTACACTGTCGCGGGCGAACGAACTTTTGCCGCGCCCATTGCGCATGCATACCCGCATTTCCTTCACCACCTGTGTCAGCAACATGATCGAGCTGCCGTTGATGGTGGAACTTGCCGCGGCAGTCGGCATTCGCGAATTGGCGGTTTCATCCTTTACCTTGTACGATCGCGGGCCTTTTGCCCTTGAGATGATCGCGCCGCATCAGGAGCGGTTCGAACGGCTTTACGCCATCGCCGAAGAAAAGGCCAAAACCCTGGGCGTCAGCCTCTTCCGAACGGTGTCCCCCGTCTATACGCCCCCCTATTACGACCCGGATCAGCCCGGCGGGCGGCTCATGGTTGACTATGCGGATCCGTTCGACGAGTCGCGCCTGGTTCCATTGACGGAATTGGTTCCGACCGACAGCGTCGAAGACGATGCCCGCGAGATTGCCGCAGATGCCCTGGAGGCCGGCATCATCCGCAAGTTGACCCAGGCCACGCCCCAGCAAACCGAAGCAGCGGCAGAGGCCGTGGAGGCCCTGGCCGCCGGTATCCGAGATTTCATGAACTCCACCCCCGGCATCGCCAATCTGGGAGAGGCCGTCACCAAGCGCAAGATCCGTGAGCCGGGATCCTGGCGCCCGATTTGCGGCTATCTGTTCAGCTCTCTCTACCTGTCCGGAAACGGCATCGCCCAACCATGTTGCAACGACAAGATGGATTGGTTGGCCGATTACCGCAAAACCCCTATCAAGGAAGTCTTCTCCGGCCAACCCTACCGGGAGATGCTGGCGAGGTTCCACAGCGACAGCCCGCCTCAAGCCTGCAAGGACTGTCACTTCCGAGGCTATGTCCCAGAGGAGAGTCTGGTGCTGTGA
- a CDS encoding agenet domain-containing protein, translating to MKLNALGVIAAATLAVLTSTSAFAADLCPVGKSVKVNWKGDWYPAKVTKAEPARCFIAYDGYGREDDEWVGPDRLPIKVSWKGEWYPAKVIQVQGDKYKIHYDGYASSDDEVVDVSRIQVR from the coding sequence ATGAAACTGAACGCATTGGGAGTGATTGCCGCAGCCACTCTTGCCGTTCTGACCTCCACCTCTGCCTTTGCCGCCGATCTTTGCCCGGTGGGCAAGTCGGTCAAGGTGAACTGGAAGGGGGATTGGTACCCGGCCAAGGTGACCAAGGCCGAACCGGCGCGCTGCTTTATCGCCTATGACGGCTATGGCCGCGAGGACGATGAGTGGGTCGGACCCGACCGCCTGCCCATCAAGGTGAGCTGGAAGGGCGAGTGGTATCCCGCCAAGGTGATCCAGGTCCAGGGCGACAAATACAAGATTCACTATGACGGCTACGCCAGCTCCGACGACGAAGTGGTCGACGTCAGCCGAATTCAGGTCCGCTAG
- a CDS encoding FKBP-type peptidyl-prolyl cis-trans isomerase: MKIEANTAVTLRLRVATPDGDVVDPGAEPLSYLHGGHGGLFPKLEAALDGLGAGDSVQVTLAPEDGFGPFDTALTMTVSLDRLEAPPKVGDVLERDVNGVTLQYRVTAVGDRNVGLDGNHPLAGQTLVFSATVTDVRTATPEEVAGEVATLNRAAMDLASRGRAVARAKAEAEAEAEAAILAEAEAAGLVESSYLPQLGTRIRFVFRSQTHKLCWLAPLFLLPAIATWLGLRGWEVACGITVALWLAWCFLAPGIIGRAIKRWGYQFLFFDFSPNLTPSRLERGIVNGSAALSVIAVLAFTVVALFRMRHLSDLLEIIGLDLAILFAVGVPLIILLPFLVIILTAFRVRPVIDRAPSAPRG, translated from the coding sequence ATGAAGATCGAAGCCAACACCGCCGTCACCTTACGCTTGAGGGTTGCCACCCCGGACGGCGACGTCGTCGACCCCGGGGCCGAGCCCCTAAGTTATCTGCACGGAGGCCATGGCGGGCTCTTTCCCAAGCTGGAGGCGGCTCTCGATGGCCTGGGCGCCGGCGACAGCGTTCAAGTGACATTGGCGCCCGAGGACGGGTTCGGACCCTTTGACACCGCGCTGACCATGACGGTATCGCTGGACCGCCTCGAGGCGCCTCCCAAGGTCGGCGACGTGCTGGAGCGGGATGTTAACGGCGTCACCCTGCAATACCGCGTGACCGCCGTCGGTGACCGGAACGTCGGGCTGGACGGCAACCATCCACTGGCCGGCCAGACATTGGTTTTTTCCGCGACGGTGACGGATGTCCGGACGGCCACGCCCGAGGAGGTCGCCGGCGAAGTCGCCACCCTGAATCGGGCGGCGATGGACCTGGCGTCGAGGGGGCGGGCTGTTGCCCGGGCTAAGGCCGAAGCGGAGGCCGAGGCCGAAGCCGCTATTTTGGCCGAAGCCGAGGCGGCGGGCCTGGTTGAGAGCTCCTATTTGCCCCAACTGGGTACCCGTATCCGTTTCGTCTTCCGTTCGCAGACCCACAAGCTCTGCTGGCTGGCGCCCCTGTTCCTTTTGCCGGCGATCGCCACTTGGCTCGGGCTGCGCGGCTGGGAGGTTGCCTGTGGCATTACCGTCGCCCTGTGGCTGGCCTGGTGCTTCCTGGCTCCGGGCATTATCGGCAGGGCGATCAAACGCTGGGGTTATCAGTTCCTGTTCTTCGACTTCTCGCCCAACCTCACCCCCTCCAGGCTGGAGCGCGGTATCGTCAACGGCAGCGCCGCCTTGTCGGTAATAGCGGTCCTGGCTTTCACCGTGGTCGCGCTGTTTCGCATGCGGCATCTGTCCGATCTGCTGGAGATCATCGGCCTGGATCTGGCCATTCTCTTTGCGGTCGGTGTCCCCTTGATCATCCTGCTGCCGTTCCTGGTGATAATTCTGACGGCCTTCCGGGTCAGGCCGGTCATCGACCGGGCTCCGTCCGCTCCGAGGGGCTGA
- a CDS encoding agenet domain-containing protein — translation MCKPDTRVEILSEGAWYPGVVLDALRDGRCFVHYDGYGADDDEAVAPKLIRSAR, via the coding sequence TTGTGCAAGCCCGACACCCGAGTCGAAATCCTGTCCGAGGGCGCCTGGTATCCTGGGGTGGTTCTCGATGCCCTGCGTGATGGGCGTTGCTTCGTCCACTACGATGGCTACGGCGCCGATGACGATGAAGCCGTGGCACCCAAGCTGATCCGGTCGGCCCGCTGA